A single window of Vibrio campbellii CAIM 519 = NBRC 15631 = ATCC 25920 DNA harbors:
- a CDS encoding sugar O-acetyltransferase, producing the protein MTELEKMMSGQIFDGTDKEIEAMRSSATHALMAFNSNTDESQRDALQKNLFGKVGRSIIQAPLHCEFGKTIEIGEETFINMNVVMLDGAKITIGNHVLIGPSVQFYTASHSLDYRSRLKWETFCKPITVEDSVWIGGNSVINQGVTIGARSVIAANSVVNSDVPPDCLYGGTPAKLIRRLNEDE; encoded by the coding sequence GTGACCGAATTAGAGAAAATGATGTCGGGCCAAATATTTGATGGTACCGATAAAGAAATCGAAGCAATGCGTTCTAGTGCTACTCATGCGTTGATGGCGTTTAATAGCAATACCGATGAATCTCAACGCGATGCGTTGCAAAAGAATCTATTTGGTAAAGTTGGGCGAAGCATCATCCAAGCTCCGCTGCATTGTGAATTTGGTAAGACGATTGAAATCGGCGAAGAGACCTTCATCAATATGAATGTCGTGATGTTGGATGGCGCTAAAATCACCATTGGTAACCACGTTCTTATCGGCCCTAGTGTTCAATTCTATACCGCTTCGCACTCTCTGGATTACCGTAGCCGACTCAAGTGGGAAACCTTTTGTAAGCCAATCACAGTTGAAGATAGCGTCTGGATCGGTGGCAATTCGGTCATCAACCAAGGGGTAACTATTGGTGCTCGCTCAGTAATTGCTGCTAACTCCGTGGTAAACAGTGATGTTCCACCAGATTGTCTATATGGCGGTACGCCTGCCAAATTGATTCGTCGCCTAAACGAGGACGAGTAA
- a CDS encoding DUF2256 domain-containing protein produces the protein MKGFKSNLPIKVCPVCQRPFSWRKKWARNWEEIVYCSERCRRNKSTKT, from the coding sequence ATGAAAGGTTTTAAATCCAACCTTCCCATAAAAGTCTGTCCGGTCTGTCAGCGCCCATTTTCTTGGAGAAAGAAATGGGCGCGAAATTGGGAGGAAATCGTTTATTGTTCTGAGCGTTGTCGAAGAAATAAATCAACGAAAACGTAG
- a CDS encoding SDR family oxidoreductase, producing MEILIIGGNGGIGLAMVQEVAARFPQARVHATYRKQQPDWQHPNVVWHQVDVSQEGEVKAFSEQIEHVDWLVNCVGMLHTQEKGPEKNLNSLDADFFQQTIMVNTLPSLLLAKYFTPKLKRSTAPKFATISAKVGSISDNQLGGWYSYRASKAALNMFLKTMSIEWQRMVKHGTVLSLHPGTTDTALSAPFQTNVPEGKLFTPERVAKDLLGLIEKASPQDSGVFWAYDGTLLPW from the coding sequence ATGGAAATACTCATCATCGGTGGTAACGGTGGAATTGGTTTGGCGATGGTGCAAGAAGTCGCAGCTCGGTTCCCTCAAGCTCGTGTGCATGCCACTTATCGTAAGCAGCAACCAGATTGGCAACACCCAAATGTCGTTTGGCATCAAGTTGATGTATCGCAAGAAGGGGAGGTAAAAGCGTTCAGTGAGCAGATTGAACACGTCGATTGGTTGGTGAACTGCGTTGGTATGTTGCACACCCAAGAAAAAGGCCCTGAGAAGAATCTTAATTCGCTCGACGCAGACTTTTTTCAGCAAACCATCATGGTTAATACTTTGCCAAGTTTGCTGTTGGCGAAATACTTCACACCCAAGCTAAAACGCAGTACTGCACCTAAGTTTGCGACCATTTCGGCCAAAGTTGGCAGCATTAGCGATAATCAGTTAGGTGGTTGGTACAGCTATCGAGCATCGAAAGCCGCATTAAACATGTTCCTCAAAACCATGTCGATCGAATGGCAAAGAATGGTGAAACATGGCACGGTGCTTTCACTTCATCCAGGTACTACGGACACCGCTTTGTCGGCACCTTTTCAAACCAATGTACCAGAAGGAAAGTTGTTCACGCCAGAGCGAGTTGCTAAGGATTTATTAGGCTTAATAGAAAAAGCATCCCCGCAAGATAGCGGGGTTTTTTGGGCTTATGATGGGACGTTATTGCCTTGGTAA
- a CDS encoding OsmC family protein has protein sequence MQAEVKWVEDFKFLGQSQSGHSVVMDGNGGATAPSPMEMVLMAAGGCSSVDVVDGLKTAGQKVASVNAKLTTERRETAPRIFTQVNIHFEVSGEALDPEIVAKVAADSLEKYCSVCLMLGEGVEMTHSWEIV, from the coding sequence ATGCAAGCAGAAGTAAAATGGGTCGAAGACTTTAAATTCCTAGGTCAGTCTCAATCTGGTCACTCAGTCGTGATGGATGGTAATGGCGGTGCAACAGCGCCAAGTCCGATGGAAATGGTTCTTATGGCCGCAGGTGGTTGTAGTTCTGTAGACGTTGTTGATGGTCTGAAAACGGCAGGCCAGAAAGTGGCTTCTGTTAACGCGAAGCTAACCACGGAACGTCGTGAAACCGCGCCACGTATCTTTACTCAGGTGAACATTCACTTTGAAGTTTCTGGTGAAGCACTAGACCCAGAAATCGTAGCTAAAGTGGCGGCGGACTCATTGGAAAAATACTGCTCAGTGTGCCTAATGCTAGGTGAAGGTGTTGAGATGACTCACAGCTGGGAAATCGTATAA
- a CDS encoding M66 family metalloprotease has protein sequence MFKKLTLVSAITAGLAGCGADDQAYDYVERDAKEIAVKDLKDGRWFYVPTTGAAPRFALNQFPFLQGSPRYVELCFTKEGLEVRSYDKNYPDAHLSKDANNYCGEEKFVADDDGVNFAQVLTIPGDFAAYRCQEDAHGDCTNTEETNEDASLSYKEKTHFIPRPEDLEIAEFNMEDLYGITEGIDEIGAPRLISWDFDPKNGLLNFELERTFRIDLDNISDYINFATKASLDEALVDGAFKSRFYYSLVHESEVATEGYQPILYPVGDENDIGFFTTSTKKLNPVTNKYDRDVVYLNRFNPNQGSIKYYLSDNFFEEKNKLFLDATLKSIDKMNQALNVFGADAGKPEIEIVNKTKAAGIHPGDLRYNVINLIDEPLANGLLGYGPSVSNPMTGEIIKGHVNQYAGVARTGVPFYWDNLARFYNRNQLDLDGLDPMPTSSESVKTEVADRIEALSTMAAMASLKSDENIHAPLVSKEDIVSGIAATRSPTQLMKNFNDDMEFEKVVAVEENRLSFWAENNVYPIEASWVSSTNKAMLDNLKLDDERYFEIKLDDTGNEVSRQLKRWKYLPKELQVKAADAITVATYSNTLVHELGHNMGLRHNFKGSNDKANYYTLEQAQQLGLNNIPAYSSTMDYAPSMLDETPTWGLYDIAAFKFGYGRKVETIQDSSGSAPVPVTKPADSASDKDKAAYARYLADQQAYQQSFAYKFGNNPDNKSLMVCSEVKVLTAGEKGKSLYNCDFSRFDTAALSDDPELNAKTRYGALYYLDKVNEIERKSYDFCTDGNVSLNSDCNRFDEGTNLEEIVSYEWQNYLDSYDRRNLELYGTSGLFASDYPGYLVRRYIEMSSIRDKMEDLERIDNLYTNLGYTSSTDKPGDFLLRLASNPQYCAEGKADNSWFCDYANGAKKSAAFFLDILRTPEHQCVIENAAGNQKVISFGQLLDNNSHQIPADYDLSKASCFDGLAARFIEDSDEGYITVAETANGRFLNSIGSFDPDYPWSNAVSVLGNWPDKALASYFLARRFSNRFTDEVSFASLLDIPGVQAEYEDIMGNILANDALNTPIKLVGKDSKEYTNLKGVTVNLHITEQMESLPPMPRGIARFLDIGAEGRGRVGDVILRMGVEQMKSYDYTVKTRGQSQFDTFTKQQDRYGIIAGDKVEFVIDGEKFVATKANKLAYDYANQLVTSEGYDLKKYLDNYDSAQLSKIASDMENAWGAFRTSILPSYHDPVLLLDAPMVNAMKRTIDADIAAGVLSFSQSFINFMTMNVASGDLVIDANSGTLSYKGGKAHDELKAFEAYSDAMLLIYNDHAEDMMYAVDNVYAGYMASSDADKELWLKDLSMIQAYLDGDIGAVAGDYYKMLDRIPTAVSFRK, from the coding sequence ATGTTTAAAAAATTGACTCTGGTGTCAGCGATCACTGCCGGGCTTGCCGGTTGTGGCGCCGACGATCAGGCTTATGACTATGTCGAAAGAGACGCAAAAGAAATCGCGGTTAAAGACTTAAAAGACGGTCGTTGGTTCTACGTTCCAACGACTGGTGCAGCGCCACGCTTTGCTCTGAATCAATTCCCATTCTTGCAAGGTTCACCTCGTTACGTTGAGCTTTGCTTTACCAAAGAAGGTCTGGAAGTTCGAAGTTATGATAAAAACTACCCAGATGCGCATCTTAGCAAAGATGCCAATAATTACTGTGGCGAAGAGAAATTTGTCGCAGATGACGATGGCGTTAACTTTGCGCAAGTGCTGACCATTCCGGGTGACTTTGCGGCGTATCGCTGTCAGGAAGACGCGCATGGTGACTGTACAAACACAGAAGAAACCAACGAAGATGCAAGCTTAAGCTATAAGGAGAAAACCCACTTCATTCCTCGCCCTGAAGATCTTGAAATTGCAGAATTCAATATGGAAGATCTGTATGGCATTACCGAGGGTATTGATGAAATTGGGGCTCCACGATTGATCTCGTGGGACTTTGACCCGAAAAACGGTCTCCTCAATTTTGAACTAGAGCGCACGTTCCGTATCGATTTAGATAATATTTCTGACTACATCAACTTTGCAACGAAAGCGAGTTTGGATGAAGCCCTTGTAGATGGCGCGTTTAAATCTCGGTTCTACTACTCGTTGGTGCACGAAAGTGAAGTGGCAACTGAAGGTTACCAACCGATCTTGTACCCAGTTGGTGATGAGAACGATATTGGTTTCTTCACGACGTCTACGAAAAAGCTTAACCCAGTCACGAATAAATACGACCGTGATGTGGTTTACCTCAATCGTTTCAACCCGAATCAAGGTTCTATTAAATACTACTTGAGCGATAACTTCTTTGAAGAGAAGAACAAGTTGTTCTTGGATGCAACGCTGAAATCGATTGACAAGATGAACCAAGCTCTGAATGTATTTGGGGCGGATGCAGGCAAGCCTGAAATCGAGATTGTGAACAAAACTAAAGCGGCTGGCATTCATCCAGGTGATTTGCGTTATAACGTGATTAACCTGATTGACGAGCCTTTAGCGAACGGTCTGCTTGGCTACGGCCCGTCGGTTTCTAACCCGATGACGGGAGAGATCATAAAAGGGCACGTGAACCAATACGCAGGCGTTGCAAGAACGGGTGTACCTTTTTATTGGGATAACTTAGCGCGTTTCTATAATCGTAACCAACTCGACTTAGATGGCCTAGACCCAATGCCAACCAGCAGCGAATCTGTGAAAACAGAAGTCGCGGATAGAATTGAAGCACTTTCTACAATGGCGGCGATGGCGAGCCTGAAGTCGGATGAAAACATTCATGCGCCTCTCGTTTCAAAAGAAGACATCGTCTCTGGAATAGCGGCGACCAGGAGCCCAACTCAGCTAATGAAAAACTTCAATGATGATATGGAGTTTGAAAAGGTGGTTGCCGTCGAAGAGAACCGTTTGTCTTTCTGGGCAGAGAACAACGTTTATCCAATCGAAGCGTCTTGGGTTTCTTCAACCAACAAGGCCATGTTGGACAACTTGAAGTTGGATGACGAGCGTTACTTTGAGATCAAACTTGATGACACAGGTAACGAAGTATCGCGTCAGCTTAAGCGTTGGAAATACCTGCCAAAAGAGTTACAAGTGAAAGCCGCTGATGCGATTACGGTTGCGACTTACAGCAATACGCTTGTTCACGAGCTTGGCCACAATATGGGTCTGCGCCATAACTTTAAAGGCTCAAATGACAAAGCGAACTACTACACGCTAGAGCAAGCGCAGCAACTTGGTTTGAATAACATTCCTGCTTACAGTTCGACGATGGATTATGCACCAAGCATGTTGGATGAAACGCCAACTTGGGGTCTGTACGATATTGCGGCGTTTAAGTTTGGTTACGGTCGTAAAGTCGAAACGATTCAAGATTCTTCCGGTTCAGCTCCTGTACCTGTAACGAAACCGGCAGACAGTGCGAGCGATAAAGATAAAGCGGCATACGCTCGTTACCTCGCTGACCAGCAAGCCTACCAACAAAGCTTTGCATACAAGTTTGGCAACAATCCAGACAATAAATCGCTGATGGTGTGTTCTGAAGTGAAGGTGCTAACGGCGGGCGAGAAAGGCAAATCACTCTACAACTGTGACTTCAGCCGATTCGACACCGCTGCGTTGTCTGATGATCCAGAATTGAATGCGAAAACTCGTTATGGCGCACTTTATTACCTAGATAAAGTGAATGAAATTGAGCGTAAGTCTTACGATTTCTGTACCGATGGGAACGTTTCTTTGAACAGCGATTGTAACCGTTTTGATGAAGGCACAAACCTAGAAGAAATTGTTTCTTACGAGTGGCAGAACTATCTCGATAGCTATGATCGACGAAACTTGGAGCTATATGGAACGTCGGGATTATTCGCGTCCGATTACCCTGGTTACTTAGTGCGCCGTTACATAGAAATGAGTTCTATTCGTGACAAGATGGAAGATCTTGAACGCATCGACAATCTATACACCAACCTTGGCTATACTTCTTCAACGGATAAGCCGGGTGATTTCTTATTGCGCCTTGCTTCAAACCCTCAATACTGTGCTGAAGGCAAAGCCGATAACTCATGGTTCTGTGATTACGCGAATGGCGCAAAAAAATCCGCGGCGTTCTTCCTTGATATCTTGCGCACACCAGAGCATCAATGTGTGATAGAAAATGCAGCAGGAAATCAAAAAGTGATTTCTTTTGGTCAACTGTTAGATAATAACTCACACCAAATTCCGGCTGATTATGATCTTTCAAAAGCCAGCTGTTTTGATGGTTTGGCAGCACGCTTTATCGAAGATTCAGATGAGGGCTACATAACTGTTGCGGAAACTGCGAATGGACGCTTTCTAAACTCAATTGGTAGCTTTGACCCGGATTACCCTTGGTCAAATGCGGTGTCTGTGTTGGGTAACTGGCCAGACAAAGCGCTTGCGAGCTATTTCTTGGCACGTCGATTCTCGAACCGTTTTACCGATGAGGTGAGCTTTGCATCGCTGCTTGATATCCCTGGGGTGCAAGCTGAATACGAAGATATTATGGGCAACATCTTGGCAAATGATGCGTTAAATACGCCAATCAAATTGGTGGGTAAAGACAGTAAGGAATACACCAATCTAAAAGGTGTTACCGTGAACCTACACATCACTGAGCAAATGGAGTCCTTACCACCAATGCCTCGTGGTATTGCAAGATTCCTTGATATTGGTGCAGAAGGTCGTGGACGTGTTGGCGATGTCATCTTAAGAATGGGTGTGGAGCAAATGAAGTCTTACGATTATACAGTGAAGACTCGTGGGCAATCTCAGTTTGATACGTTTACGAAGCAACAAGACCGCTACGGTATCATCGCGGGTGACAAGGTTGAGTTTGTTATCGACGGCGAGAAGTTTGTGGCAACAAAAGCAAACAAACTGGCTTATGATTATGCAAATCAGCTAGTTACCAGCGAAGGCTATGATCTGAAAAAGTACTTGGATAACTACGACTCAGCGCAACTAAGTAAGATTGCTTCGGACATGGAAAATGCATGGGGAGCATTCCGTACATCGATTCTTCCTTCATACCACGATCCAGTATTGCTGCTGGATGCGCCAATGGTCAACGCAATGAAGCGAACCATTGATGCGGATATCGCGGCAGGAGTGCTGTCGTTTAGCCAGTCCTTCATCAACTTTATGACTATGAATGTGGCTTCGGGTGATTTGGTCATCGATGCAAATTCAGGAACATTGAGCTACAAAGGTGGTAAAGCGCACGACGAGCTGAAAGCGTTCGAAGCATACTCTGATGCGATGCTTTTGATTTACAACGATCACGCCGAAGACATGATGTACGCGGTCGACAATGTGTATGCAGGATACATGGCATCTTCAGATGCTGACAAAGAACTTTGGCTGAAAGATCTGAGTATGATTCAAGCGTATTTGGATGGTGATATCGGCGCTGTGGCTGGTGATTACTACAAGATGCTTGATCGCATACCAACGGCAGTGAGTTTCCGTAAATAA
- the msrB gene encoding peptide-methionine (R)-S-oxide reductase MsrB, whose amino-acid sequence MKKVSKLLVGFSFTLPVVFILLSKTGTADTIDKMNAFGKTDIATLAGGCFWCTESDLEQLTGVLDVVSGYSGGDLENPTYRQVSSGKSGHIEVIEVKYDPAVVNYEQVLDYFFRHIDPTDAKGSFVDRGPQYRPAIFYHNTEQKQIAEQFMMEINKAMIYPKPLKTELIEFEKFYSAESYHQDYYKKSSLKYKYYRYASGRDKYLDEVFGEDRKDNPKTLRELINEKELVSKVKVYEKPSDKEIKAKLTELQYYVTQEEGTERPFNNKYWDNKEAGIYVDIVTGEPLFSSTDKYKSGTGWPSFTRPINPGYIVEKTDFKLVYPRTEIRSKFGDSHIGHVFKDGPKPTGLRYCMNSAAMEFVPVNKMASLGYGDYLYLFDK is encoded by the coding sequence ATGAAGAAAGTATCTAAGTTGTTGGTGGGATTCTCATTCACACTCCCTGTAGTTTTCATCTTGCTAAGTAAAACAGGTACCGCCGATACCATAGATAAGATGAACGCATTTGGTAAAACTGACATCGCAACACTTGCGGGTGGCTGCTTCTGGTGTACCGAATCGGATTTAGAGCAATTAACGGGTGTTTTAGACGTGGTTTCTGGTTACTCAGGTGGTGATTTAGAAAACCCAACTTATCGACAAGTCTCTTCTGGCAAATCCGGCCATATTGAAGTGATTGAGGTGAAGTACGATCCTGCTGTCGTCAATTATGAACAAGTATTGGATTACTTCTTCCGCCATATCGACCCGACTGATGCCAAAGGCTCATTCGTCGACCGTGGTCCTCAATACCGCCCGGCGATCTTCTATCATAATACGGAGCAAAAGCAGATTGCTGAGCAGTTTATGATGGAAATCAACAAGGCGATGATCTATCCAAAACCGTTGAAAACAGAACTGATCGAGTTTGAAAAGTTCTACTCTGCGGAGTCGTACCATCAGGATTACTATAAGAAGAGTAGCCTGAAGTACAAATACTACCGCTACGCATCAGGTCGTGATAAATACCTCGACGAAGTGTTTGGTGAAGATCGTAAAGACAACCCAAAAACACTGCGTGAACTTATCAACGAAAAAGAGCTGGTGTCGAAAGTGAAGGTTTACGAGAAACCTTCAGACAAAGAAATCAAAGCTAAATTGACTGAGCTTCAATACTACGTGACACAAGAAGAAGGTACGGAGCGTCCCTTTAACAACAAGTATTGGGATAACAAAGAAGCAGGCATTTACGTTGATATCGTCACTGGTGAGCCTTTGTTCTCATCAACAGATAAGTACAAATCTGGCACAGGTTGGCCAAGCTTTACCAGACCAATTAACCCAGGCTACATCGTAGAGAAAACCGACTTTAAATTGGTTTATCCGCGCACAGAGATCCGCAGTAAGTTTGGTGATTCGCATATTGGCCATGTATTTAAAGATGGCCCTAAGCCAACGGGATTACGTTACTGCATGAACTCAGCCGCAATGGAGTTTGTACCAGTTAATAAGATGGCGAGTTTAGGCTACGGCGATTACCTGTACCTATTTGATAAGTAG
- a CDS encoding DASH family cryptochrome: MNKTIGLYWFTNDLRMHDNPLLARASEEVDALICVYCYPKLSPFLAHFAQESMFGSAKRQFLDESLHCLNLSLNAFDQRLQVVDLHPYQAIKHAVEMLGVTHLYCDAFPGSEEQDVVDHIRQESEHLTICQQEVRSLLTVEDLPFALEDLPDTFTKFRKKAENVSLKEPFATVTALPTIPLGLALPTLRLIRDVKPCLFTGGEQAGLEHARRYFSSTLASEYKQTRNGLDGMDYSTKFSPWLAHGCLSPKTIYAMLKRYERLKGANESTYWIYFELLWREYFYWYARRHKRQLFRFGGIQNQAPLTSFYAHRFQQWKKGETPFPIVNACMHQLNETGYMSNRGRQLVASCLVHELGLDWRYGAAYFESQLVDYDVASNWGNWQYLAGVGADPRGSRQFNLEKQTEMYDPHMEFIDRWQGRCAGAHLDSVDMVDWPIVMGSSDKASSPEKP, encoded by the coding sequence TTGAATAAAACAATCGGACTGTACTGGTTTACCAACGATTTGAGGATGCATGATAACCCGCTGCTCGCCCGAGCCAGTGAGGAAGTCGACGCATTAATATGTGTCTATTGTTATCCGAAACTGTCTCCATTTTTAGCTCACTTCGCACAGGAATCGATGTTTGGGTCGGCAAAGCGGCAATTTTTAGATGAGTCATTACACTGCCTCAATCTGTCCTTGAATGCATTCGATCAGCGCTTACAGGTTGTTGACTTACATCCTTATCAAGCCATCAAACATGCTGTAGAGATGCTTGGCGTGACACATCTTTATTGTGATGCGTTCCCTGGCTCAGAAGAGCAAGACGTGGTTGATCATATCCGCCAAGAATCAGAGCATTTAACGATTTGTCAGCAGGAAGTGCGCAGCCTACTTACCGTTGAAGACCTGCCATTTGCTCTTGAAGACTTGCCTGACACTTTTACTAAGTTTCGTAAAAAGGCGGAGAACGTATCGCTGAAGGAACCATTCGCCACAGTAACGGCCTTACCAACAATCCCCTTAGGACTTGCCTTGCCAACCTTACGACTGATTCGCGACGTTAAGCCTTGCCTGTTTACCGGTGGCGAGCAAGCAGGGCTTGAGCACGCTCGTCGGTATTTTTCCTCGACATTGGCCAGCGAATATAAGCAGACGCGCAATGGCTTGGATGGTATGGATTACTCGACTAAGTTTTCACCTTGGCTAGCTCATGGCTGCCTTTCGCCAAAAACTATTTATGCCATGCTCAAGCGTTATGAACGTTTGAAGGGAGCAAACGAGTCGACCTACTGGATTTACTTCGAGCTTTTATGGCGGGAGTACTTTTATTGGTATGCCCGTCGACATAAACGACAGCTTTTCCGATTCGGTGGCATCCAAAATCAAGCACCTCTCACCAGCTTTTATGCACATCGTTTTCAGCAATGGAAAAAGGGAGAAACCCCGTTTCCCATTGTGAACGCTTGCATGCACCAACTTAACGAAACCGGTTACATGTCCAACCGCGGCAGACAGTTGGTCGCCAGTTGTTTAGTGCATGAACTTGGCCTCGATTGGCGTTATGGCGCAGCGTACTTTGAATCACAATTGGTAGATTACGATGTAGCATCGAACTGGGGAAATTGGCAATACTTAGCAGGCGTTGGCGCTGATCCGCGTGGTTCTCGACAATTCAACCTCGAAAAGCAGACCGAAATGTACGACCCGCACATGGAGTTCATCGATAGATGGCAAGGTCGTTGTGCTGGCGCGCATTTGGATAGTGTTGACATGGTCGATTGGCCGATTGTGATGGGCAGCAGTGACAAAGCTTCGTCACCGGAGAAACCGTGA
- a CDS encoding cryptochrome/photolyase family protein — MQFETVRLILGDQLNSEHSWFQQPDEQVLYLIAELKQENTYVTHHIHKVCAFFSAMEQFAKERQSEGHQVLHLTLDDTQSFDNLEQVLQHYVSEVGASKFEYQRPDEYRLLEQLAKLKLDGVVTRCVDSEHFLLPFEEIESQFPQGKHIMMEHFYRRMRKRFDILMQDGKPVGGKWNYDANNRNKLKAQDIEKLPQPLMFSTDVSGIIERLERHDIKTIGNLEGDLLWPINRAQSLSLLAHFCQVCLPLFGRFQDAMIGQHNAKWSLYHSRISFSLNSKLLHPREVIDASLKAFHSNEDIDISQAEGFIRQILGWREYIRGVYWANMPHYPKKNELGAERKLPDFFWNGETKMACMRNAIGQSLDYAYAHHIQRLMVTGNFCLLTEIDPDQVDEWYLGIYVDAIEWVEMPNTRGMALFADGGIVGTKPYAASGSYINKMSDYCKGCHYDNKARSGEGSCPFNSLYWRFMNKHDKRLATNPRIGMIFRSWDNMEEQQRQAILDTAEHYIENVENL, encoded by the coding sequence ATGCAATTTGAAACCGTACGATTGATCTTGGGCGATCAACTTAACAGTGAGCACTCTTGGTTTCAGCAACCAGATGAGCAAGTGCTTTACCTGATTGCGGAGCTCAAGCAAGAGAATACTTACGTCACGCATCATATTCATAAAGTGTGTGCGTTCTTTTCTGCAATGGAACAGTTTGCGAAAGAGCGTCAGAGTGAAGGTCACCAAGTTCTGCACCTCACGTTGGATGACACACAATCCTTCGACAATCTTGAGCAAGTCTTGCAACACTACGTGAGCGAAGTTGGTGCAAGTAAGTTTGAATATCAACGCCCCGATGAATACCGTTTACTAGAGCAGTTAGCCAAACTAAAGCTTGATGGGGTCGTGACGCGTTGTGTCGATTCGGAACATTTCTTGTTGCCGTTTGAAGAAATAGAATCGCAGTTTCCTCAAGGCAAACACATCATGATGGAGCACTTTTATCGCCGTATGCGCAAGCGCTTTGACATCTTGATGCAAGACGGAAAACCTGTTGGCGGAAAATGGAATTACGATGCCAACAACCGTAACAAGCTCAAGGCCCAAGACATTGAAAAACTGCCACAACCTTTGATGTTCAGTACCGACGTCAGTGGCATTATTGAGCGGCTGGAACGACATGACATCAAAACTATCGGAAATCTCGAAGGGGATTTGTTGTGGCCGATTAATCGCGCGCAAAGCCTGTCTTTACTCGCGCATTTCTGCCAAGTCTGTCTGCCGCTATTCGGCCGTTTTCAAGACGCCATGATAGGCCAGCATAATGCTAAGTGGAGCTTGTATCACAGCCGAATTTCATTCTCGCTCAACAGCAAATTGCTGCACCCGAGAGAAGTCATTGATGCATCACTCAAGGCATTTCATTCCAACGAAGACATCGACATTTCTCAGGCTGAGGGGTTCATTCGCCAAATCTTAGGGTGGCGAGAATACATCCGAGGCGTCTACTGGGCGAACATGCCTCATTACCCGAAAAAGAACGAGTTGGGCGCAGAAAGAAAGCTGCCAGACTTCTTTTGGAATGGCGAAACCAAAATGGCCTGTATGCGCAATGCGATTGGTCAGTCTCTCGATTACGCCTACGCACACCACATCCAACGTTTGATGGTCACTGGTAACTTTTGTTTGCTAACCGAGATCGACCCAGATCAAGTTGATGAGTGGTATCTCGGTATCTATGTTGATGCAATTGAGTGGGTAGAAATGCCAAACACTCGTGGCATGGCTTTGTTTGCGGACGGCGGTATTGTTGGTACCAAGCCTTACGCGGCTAGTGGTTCTTACATCAACAAGATGAGCGACTACTGCAAAGGCTGCCATTACGACAATAAAGCGCGCAGTGGCGAAGGCTCGTGTCCGTTTAACAGCTTGTATTGGCGTTTTATGAACAAGCACGACAAGCGTCTCGCAACCAATCCACGAATCGGGATGATTTTCCGCTCTTGGGACAACATGGAAGAACAACAACGCCAAGCGATACTCGATACCGCAGAGCATTACATAGAAAACGTGGAGAATTTGTGA